The Sediminitomix flava genome includes a window with the following:
- a CDS encoding T9SS type A sorting domain-containing protein — protein sequence MVIKRSILFLLVYVFLNNVGQAQTKPSGEGTFSNPFQIEELDHLRWLAEDDSEFTDAERWGKYYQLIADIDASATNDGGQGFTPIGNSTDQFTGSFDGQAYVISNLYINKPSSNYIGLFGYIAAAGRVKNFGLTNVSIIGQNYVGAIAGRNEGTVKKVYSSGSVEGTNKTIGGIVGDNAVSGSLKRTYSSASVKGVKNVGGLIGGNFGSAVIEESYSTGAVDPTGTDIGGLVGKNNSSVAVSSSYWDIETSGLGTSAGLDETLYGLTTLEFADASNFSSWDFDSNWTLATYNIVDGSTTRPHIFMYTITVSQGENGEVSPSTVSLYKRASQTFSIIPDTNFEILELKVDGDVVPSDLSYTFSDIESDHTLEVTFYNPSGTLPVQLVYFGGKVVDENINLNWTTATETDNLSFTVERSTDGVNFKALGKINGQGNSLNIHEYTYTDQMPYMGDNFYRLKTTDFRNRIEYSSVIYIQHILEQHTLKIMPNPSYGKFKIIHSGVSNLQILNLEGQVIDELKDNTSNFIHIELADKYKGLFLIRYFFRGQFYTKKLVIN from the coding sequence ATGGTTATCAAAAGAAGTATTTTATTCCTACTCGTATATGTTTTCTTAAATAATGTAGGTCAAGCTCAGACTAAGCCAAGTGGAGAGGGAACATTTTCAAATCCATTTCAAATAGAAGAACTTGATCATTTACGTTGGTTGGCTGAAGATGATAGTGAGTTTACGGATGCTGAGAGGTGGGGGAAATATTACCAATTGATTGCCGATATTGATGCAAGTGCTACTAATGATGGGGGACAAGGTTTTACTCCCATTGGAAATAGTACAGATCAGTTTACAGGATCATTTGATGGACAGGCATATGTGATTTCAAATCTGTATATCAATAAACCAAGTTCAAATTACATAGGACTCTTTGGTTATATAGCAGCTGCAGGAAGAGTTAAAAACTTTGGATTAACGAATGTATCTATCATAGGGCAAAACTATGTTGGTGCGATAGCAGGTAGAAATGAAGGAACAGTAAAGAAAGTCTACTCTTCTGGTTCTGTAGAGGGAACAAATAAAACGATTGGGGGAATTGTGGGAGATAATGCGGTAAGTGGATCTTTAAAAAGAACGTATTCATCGGCTAGTGTAAAAGGAGTAAAAAATGTAGGAGGACTTATTGGAGGAAATTTTGGTTCTGCAGTTATAGAAGAAAGTTATTCAACAGGAGCTGTAGATCCTACAGGGACTGATATCGGAGGTTTAGTTGGGAAAAATAATTCTAGTGTAGCTGTCAGTAGTTCATATTGGGATATTGAAACGTCTGGTTTAGGTACTTCAGCAGGTTTGGATGAAACGTTATATGGTTTGACAACTTTAGAATTTGCCGATGCTTCTAATTTTTCATCTTGGGATTTTGATAGTAATTGGACATTGGCTACCTATAACATTGTAGATGGTTCAACTACTCGTCCTCATATTTTCATGTATACCATTACGGTGAGTCAAGGAGAAAATGGAGAAGTTAGTCCTTCTACTGTTTCCTTATATAAAAGAGCATCGCAAACTTTTTCAATTATACCTGATACTAATTTTGAGATTTTAGAATTGAAAGTTGATGGCGATGTTGTACCTTCAGACTTGTCATATACATTCTCAGATATTGAATCAGACCATACTTTAGAGGTTACTTTTTATAATCCTTCAGGAACATTACCTGTACAATTAGTATATTTCGGGGGGAAAGTAGTCGATGAAAACATAAACTTAAACTGGACTACCGCAACAGAAACCGATAATTTGAGTTTTACGGTAGAGCGCAGTACTGATGGGGTAAATTTTAAAGCCTTAGGGAAGATCAATGGGCAGGGTAATTCTTTAAATATACATGAGTATACTTATACCGATCAGATGCCTTACATGGGTGATAACTTTTACAGATTAAAAACAACAGATTTTAGAAATAGAATTGAATATTCAAGCGTCATATATATTCAACACATATTAGAACAACACACTTTAAAAATAATGCCTAATCCAAGTTATGGAAAGTTCAAAATAATACATTCAGGAGTTTCTAATTTACAAATCCTGAATTTGGAAGGGCAGGTTATAGATGAACTAAAAGACAATACTTCAAACTTTATTCACATAGAATTAGCAGATAAGTACAAGGGACTCTTTTTAATTAGGTATTTTTTTAGAGGTCAATTTTACACGAAGAAGTTGGTCATCAATTAA